From Motacilla alba alba isolate MOTALB_02 chromosome 9, Motacilla_alba_V1.0_pri, whole genome shotgun sequence, a single genomic window includes:
- the LOC119704625 gene encoding LOW QUALITY PROTEIN: cytochrome P450 2J5-like (The sequence of the model RefSeq protein was modified relative to this genomic sequence to represent the inferred CDS: substituted 1 base at 1 genomic stop codon), protein MRTQLPPGPVPLPIIGNLWLLDFKLRRETLSKFIVTNFLLSTLQLTNIYGNIYTLWMGQTPLVVLNGYKAVKDGIVTHSEEVSGRPLTPFYRDMMGEKGIFLTNGHTWKQQRRFGMTVIRSLALGKNNLEHQIQREACHLVDIFTNTKGKPFDPHTSIIHAIANIICAVVFGHCFSSEDESFSKLIKAIYSVIYFQGTIWGRLYDAFPWLMHHLPGPHQEVFAYNDFMHRLVMEEVQAHERQNTGDPRDLIDFYLAQITKTKDDSTSTFNKENMVQTVVDLLLGGTETTSTTLLWALLYMVQYPEIQEKVQREIETVLEPSHVISYEDRKQLPYTNAVIHEALRYSNVTSVGVPRQCLRSTTLLGFHIKKGTLVLPNLHSVVYDTEHWATPWKFNPDHFLDLDGNFVNKEAFLPFSAGHRVCLGERMARVELFIFFTNLLRAFTFQLPEGVKEINLEYILGAILQPHPYKLCAIPRXSATHYNAETSTGANRSKTYFTISILLRWR, encoded by the exons ATGCGTACCCAGCTTCCTCCAGGACCAGTTCCCCTCCCCATCATTGGAAATTTGTGGCTGCTGGACTTCAAACTACGCCGAGAAACTCTCAGTAAG TTTATAGTTACAAATTTCCTGTTATCAACTCTTCAGTTAACCAACATCTACGGAAACATCTACACACTGTGGATGGGACAGACACCTCTGGTTGTGCTCAATGGATACAAAGCAGTAAAAGATGGCATTGTCACCCACTCAGAAGAAGTTTCTGGAAGACCTCTCACCCCTTTCTACAGGGATATGATGGGCGAGAAAG gtattttcctGACAAATGGCCAcacctggaagcagcagagacGCTTTGGCATGACAGTTATAAGAAGTCTGGCACTTGGTAAGAACAATTTGGAGCATCAAATTCAAAGAGAGGCCTGTCACCTTGTGGATATCTTCACAAATACAAAAG GCAAACCTTTTGATCCCCACACTTCCATCATCCATGCAATTGCAAATATCATTTGTGCTGTTGTTTTCGGTCATTGCTTCTCCAGTGAGGACGAATCTTTCAGCAAACTCATCAAAGCTATTTATTCTGTGATCTACTTTCAAGGGACTATCTGGGGCAGG CTGTACGATGCTTTCCCATGGCTCATGCACCATCTCCCAGGGCCTCATCAGGAGGTGTTTGCATACAACGACTTCATGCACAGATTAGTCATGGAGGAGGTTCAGGCTCATGAGAGACAGAACACAGGTGATCCACGGGATCTCATTGACTTCTACCTGGCTCAAATAACAAAA ACCAAGGACGACTCTACTTCTACattcaataaagaaaatatggtTCAGACTGTGGTTGATCTTTTGCTGGGAGGGACAGAAACAACAAGCACCACCCTTCTCTGGGCACTGCTCTACATGGTACAATACCCAGAAATACAAG AAAAGGTTCAAAGAGAGATAGAGACTGTACTGGAACCCTCCCATGTCATCAGCTACGAAGACCGTAAGCAGCTGCCCTACACAAACGCGGTGATCCACGAGGCCTTGCGCTACAGCAACGTCACCTCTGTCGGGGTCCCTCGACAGTGCCTGAGGAGCACAACTCTGCTGGGTTTTCACATTAAAAAG ggcACGCTTGTGTTGCCAAATCTGCACTCCGTGGTGTATGACACTGAGCACTGGGCAACCCCTTGGAAGTTCAACCCAGATCATTTCCTAGATTTGGATGGCAACTTTGTGAACAAAGAGGCATTCTTGCCTTTCTCAGCAG GGCACCGTGTATGTTTGGGGGAACGAATGGCACGAGTTGAACTGTTCATCTTCTTTACCAATCTCCTTCGGGCATTTACATTCCAGCTCCCTGAGGGGGTGAAGGAAATCAATCTGGAGTACATTTTGGGTGCAATACTGCAGCCACATCCATATAAACTCTGTGCTATTCCACGCTAGTCTGCAACACACTACAATGCTGAGACTTCAACCGGTGCAAATCGTTCAAAAACATACTTCACTATTTCAATTCTATTAAGATGGAGATAG